The Triticum urartu cultivar G1812 chromosome 6, Tu2.1, whole genome shotgun sequence genome includes the window ACATCAAATACCTGCATCTTCATCCTCATCAGAATCGAAACCTGAATCTCTGCTAGCCAGCATCCAGAAGCGGTTGCAGGCTAGCGGAGGCTTCGGGCATCGATTCCGGCGAGGCGTGCCGAGCGACGAGGAGTCGACATCGCCGGAGTCGGAGCTGAAGCGAGTCGAGCCGAGCGTCTCAGGGTCCGCGCCTCCACCTACGGCGGCTCCTCCTGTGGTGCTTGCGCCACTGGGTCTTCGCGGATCTCGATCGGCGCCATGGCCGATCCTGGAGTGGGGAGAGCCAGTACCCCCTCGTGGGATCTGAGCACCGACTCCCTCATGGCCGGGGCGAGGTTTGTCGTCTCGAAGGAGGTGAACGCCACCCACTTCCTCGCCACTTCTCCCACCAGCGAGTCCGCCTGATCGATCGCCCACAGCAGCACCTGGAGCGGATGCTTGCACCCACCGCGCCCGAACAGCGACCGCTCCTCCGCCACCGTTAGACCCTCGAAGATCGCCTCCGCCTCCCCATACATCTCCCTTTTGCTGGTGTACCACGAGCCGATCTCCCTCAGACGAGCGCGCATGCGCGCGTCCCTGCCTGCAAACCTCCTCAGCTTCTCCTCGCTGATCTCCACCATCGCCGCCGCAGTCGAGGAGAGAGGATATCGAGATGGCTGGGAGAGGAAGTGAATGGCCGAGGAGGAGCGGAGCAGCCCGGCCATAAGTATTGCCCGAATTAACTCCCCCACCGGCCGCAATTCCTCTCTCACCGGCCGCAATTCCTCCCTCGCCGGCTCCCGAGGCGTCGTTCCCGCCGGGGTCTTCCTCCTCGATGCGCGCGACGTGACATGGAAACACGATTGTGGTGCCCGGGGCCAGCACGATCCCTCTCCTGGTCCGCCTGTCAACCGTACACCCTCTCTCGTCCACGAGCTCCACCGAGTCCAGGTGCGAGACGAGCACAACCTCCCCGCGACATGGCTTCAGAGTCGTCGCCGCCTCAAGGTTGACGGCGAACCACGCCGGCCATTGTCGAGGGGCGGGATCGCCTGGCGCGTCGCCAGGGAAACGTGTCGGACCCGTCATCCTCTCCTCTGTGCCATCGCTGGCCTCGGAAGACGCAAAGATAGGTCCTCCAGGAGAGGTATAAACAAACATAATCAAAATTTGTAATGTTTGACGCACTACATGGatgaaacagagggagtatagaGGGGAAACGAGCTATCCAACGGACGAGTGCAAATTGTTTGGGTTACCCGCGACCGCGACTCATCCCCGCACAGCAACCTTTTACCGCTCTCGTCGCCCAACAAAGGGAAGCCAGTGACAGCTAATTACCGAGCCCTCACCGACCTACCCCCTACAAAGGCGCGGCGCTAAACCCACCCGTCCCTCACTCCCACATTTCCCACCCCTCCGGCTCCGGACACACCCCCGCCTCCCACcacgcctcgccgccccgctcctCCTCCCCGCCGGGAAATCGGCcgcgcctccgccacctccgccaCGCCCGCCCGCCAGCAGCATTCGCCCGTCGGTCCCGAGGTACGCGCGCACGAGGCTGCTTGTCCCTTTCCTCAGCGATTCCCCCGCTTAAATCCGGCCCGGGGGACGGCCTCCGGGCGCGCGCGCGCGCCGTCTAGATCCGCCTCCGCAGGCCTCGTCGCGGGCGGGGGGACGGGTGGAGGCGGAGCCGCGTCGTCGATCGGGCTCCCCTCTCGCTCCGTCTCTCTCACCGCGCGGTTTCGCTGCGCTCGAGGTTTATGGGGTGGGAGAGGGTTTTGCGGTTTCGCACGCGCGGGTTCGTGCGTCCCCTGTTCTGGCCATTTTTTTTCGCGTTCTAGGTCTTCCGATCTGCTCCGCTCTAGGTCCTCCGTTTATGGAGTAGTAGCGTCGCGCTCGATTTCGGAGGCCGTCGCCCTGGCGCGCGGCCGCGTCTCTGCTCTTGTGGCAGAGTGCCTGGAATGCTTCGCTGATTTTGGTCCTACTAGTGCGTTCGGATCGTCCGCGGTTGGCCGCCATGTACAGCGTGCTGTTCCCCCTACGATAAGGGGGTGTGCCATCCTGTTTCACGGTTCTCCATTTAGAGGATCGAATTTGTTGTTGAATCATTATTATGTTGTGCATCTTTGATGATTGTTTAATCTGTGTGTGCTGTTTGGGTTGAGGATATGGTGGATGGTTTCGTGTTTTTGTTAAGAAATTGAGATGTGGTGGTCGGTGTAAGACAGTGCATCAGCGGCTTGTAATGTTGTGCTGTGTCCCTGTGCGGTGCGGTGATTGATCAGTTTGCTTTGATACTTCCCTTAGTAAGCGATTGTAATTGTTGGATTTGCATTTGGAGTCTCTGAGCATTCTGAGCAGGGACAAGCAGTATTGGTCTCAGTGCTGTACATGAGAGAAGTATTTTAAGGGCTTACTGGTAAAAATGCGTAGGTGGCTTCTGTCACCTTCACATTAGAATTATGCACTGTCCATAGCCCATTTTATTTTCAGACAGTAGGCAGCCTCAGGCAATTCCCCAAAGCTATTGTTCCTAGCTGTATGCGAGTAAATTACCAACGTTACGTTAGTCCCTTTCTGCCATTGCCTTTTTTCTGTGGATAAGATGATGTGTTCCTCTTACTGTAGGCTTACATTTTGACGGCATGGTAGTTTGTTTGTGTATCTTCTTAAGTAAAAGATGCAGTGCGTGTTGGTTTTATTTTGCTCTGCTTTCATCTCTGGTTCATGTTCTGGTATCTCAGTTTGTCATTGGTAACCTTCACCAAACATATACCCATCTCCACTTGTAAGTTGCACGAGCTACTGGTAGAATGCTGGCCTTTTCAGTTAGAATACAATGTATTTTATTTTTTGTACAGTATGGATTTTCTGAATTTCGAAATGAATTCAGCTCACTCTTGGATAAAATCTGACTTGCGTTTACCTTTTTGTATTAGCAGAGGTTTTGCTGTTTCAGAACTTTTGAACTAGAAAGATGGTACTCTCCTCAACAATTGCCCCTCGGAGTAAGGTCACAGAACTGACGGATGATACCAAGTATGATTCCTTGAATCTGGAGCAGAAGAAAAAAGCGTGGCCTATGGAACGGCACAGATCTGCTGAAGTGAGTCAAGCAATCTTATCTAAGATAGGGCATGATGGTTTTCAACTTTGTCATCAGCCCCAAATCCCGGAGATCGTTAAAGGTGGTTGTACACCAATATCTTCATGTGATCCTTCTGGAGAATTCACTGCAGACAGCAATGGAATGCACAGGCACACAATCACAGATGCTGCTTGGGAAGCCCTAAAGCAATCAATAGTTTACTTCAAAGGTCAGCCAATTGGGACTCTTGCTGCAATAGACAAGTCTCAGGCAGAACTCAACTATGACCAGGTTACCTTTTCCTTCCCAGTCGAACCATTGTTTTTTTCGTCCTTGGTAGTTATGAACATTCCTTACTCTATTCTACTGTATTTTTTAGAGCAAAATTCTCGAATAGCGAACATTGATGCTTTTAGTTATTGTCTCTTGTGTAAAGCACCTACTGTGTGTCTCATGAAAAAAACTTGTAAATCTCCTTGTACCCTACATACATTATTATCAACAGTGCTGAAATTCTTGCCATATCCTGGAACAGGTTTTCATGAGGGATTTCGTTCCTAGTGCCTTGGCTTTCTTGATGAAAGGGGAACCAACGATAGTGAAGAATTTCCTGGTAGAGACTGCTCGCCTTCAATCAAGAGAGAAGATGGTTGATCTTTTTAAGCTTGGACAGGGTGTGATGCCAGCAAGCTTCAAGGTGCACCATTCCCACCCTACGAAGAAGACTGAAACTCTGCTTGCTGATTTTGGTGAAATTGCTATCGGGCGAGTTGCTCCTGTGGATTCTGGCCTATGGTGGATTTTTCTTCTTCGTGCTTACACCAAATATACTAGGGACAGTTCTCTGGCTGAAAGTCCTCACTGCCAAAGGGCCATGCGCCTTATTCTCAAGCTATGGCTCTCTGAAGGGTTTGATACATCTCCAGCATTACTTTGCGCTGATGGTTGCTCCATGATAGACCGCAGAATGGTAAGCCACTCATAGACACCGCTACATAAATGTGTTTTGTTATTATTGTTCACATTATGTCTTGTGCCTGCCTGCTTACCATGAAAATTGAAATTGTCCCCTTATCCCATTAGTTTTATTACAAGGTAACTGTCCAGGCACATTCTTACAAATGCACTCTTGATCAGAATTGAAATTACATTAAGCTCGTTAGGATTATGTGAGTGCTTATAAGGATATTCTATGTGTACAAATGAGATAAGGAATCTGAAATGTGATCAGTCTGAACATTAGGAATCATACATTGCACAATAATGCAGTAGTTTTGAAAGTATGAGCATTGTGTAGTTATGAACAGCATACTTTCAGATAAGTGAATGCCATCAATCAAGTGTTGACGAGATAAGGCGATTCGTTTTAGTCACGTATCACGGCTCTTATTGAGATTGGGACTGGAAACAAAGTTCACCTTAGATTGCATAATAATGTTGTACAAGGTCAAGTAAATAGCACGGATCATCTTATGAACTTTGGATGGGGAACTATCTGAATGTATACCTTAAGCATTTGTTCATGGCCATATTTTCTCTTGCTTGTATTAATTAAAATGCGTGCAGGGTATATACGGCTATCCGCTTGAAATCCAGGCACTCTTCTTCATGGCTCTGAGATGCGCCTTGAGTTTGCTGAAAGACTCTGATGACGACTTTGTGTACCAAATAACAAAGAGGATCAAAGCTTTGAGCTACCATCTGCACAGTTACTACTGGCTCGACTTCCAAAGACTCAACGACATCTATCGCTACAAGACCGAAGAGTACTCGCAGACAGCTCTGAACAAGTTCAATGTGATCCCTGAATCGATCCCTGACTGGATATTTGACTTCATGCCTAGCCGTGGTGGCTACTTCATTGGAAACGTCAGTCCTGCAAGGATGGACTTCCGCTGGTTCTGCTTGGGCAACTTCATTGCGATCCTGTCATGTTTGGCAACTGGAGAACAAGCTGAGGCAATATTGGATCTCGTGGAGGAACGCTGGAAAGAGCTTATTGGAGAGATGCCCCTGAAGATCTGTTACCCTGCAATGGAAAACCAGGAATGGCAGATAGTCACTGGATGCGACCCAAAGAACACCAGATGGAGCTACCACAACGGAGGGTCGTGGCCAGGTAAGTCTGAAAATAGTTGGATTAACAACACATTATAGTTCAAAATTTGTGCTGGCTTGGGAGTAATATTGATCTGTTTTAGCTAGCTATTCTGTCCAGCTTAGCTGTCAAGGATTGATTTATGGATGATTCCTTTGTGAACCTTGTTTAAGTTACAGTCTTGACACAGTAGCTCTTACAAAGTAAACAAATACTACCTGTCTGGCAATCATATTGTGTTTGAATGTAGCATAGTATCTGATTATGGTGATTTTTTAGGCATTTGTCTTCAGAAAAGGGTTGTGTACAGTATCTGTATTTCCAGGAATCTAATTATGACACCCTGCACAGCTGCAATAtcatgcccccccccccctaaaaCACATGAATTTGTTTTACTTTTTGCCCTTGGTGGTTACTGGTTTTGGACTTAAGGACACACATGTGTTAGTTGTTATTATTcactttttatttttatttttgcagGATAGTTAGTGTTCACTTTTCTGTTCTGCTTTATACCTGTGGTTAGTCTACGTACTGGTTCAGGACTTGAGGGCACACTTGTGTTGTGTGGTGGTATTTTACTTTTCTGCTCGGTTTTATACCTGTCCATGGTGTATATATGAATGACCTGAAATCAAATAACCCTCATAGGAGATTGATAGTTTTTATCAAAAAAATAGGAGATTGATAGTTTAGCTCATATAGATGATCTTATAGTGAACAGCTTCAGTTGTTTGATGCATGTCACTGCTTTTTATCGCCATATATAATGTCCATTCAGTATTAGCTCCTTGGATCTGTGCCCATGCACTGTATGCTCTTCTTTCCATATATGCACTACATTTCTACTGTATATGGCAATGTGCTTACCCTCTGATGTCCTGTTTCGGGGGCGCGCGCAAACTAAACTGCGCAGTGCTGCTGTGGCTCCTGGTGGCGGTGAGCGTGAAGCTGGGGCGGCCCCACATCGCCCGCGACGCGGTGGAGCTGATGGAGAGGCGTCTGGCCAAGGACGACTTCCCCGAGTACTACGACGGCAAGACGGGGCGGTACATCGGGAAGCAGTCGCGCAAGTTCCAGACGTGGTCGGTGGCGGGCTACCTGGTGGCCAAGATGCTCCTGGACGACCCCTCCAACCTCCGCGCCGTCTCCCTGGAGGACGACGGCCACATCCGGGAGCCCGTCCTCAAGCGCAGCAACTCCTGCCCGGCCCTGCACATATCACACTGACACTACAGGTTTCGGCTCACTCGGATCCGATGGAGAGGAGGTACATTTTACACTACATACATACGAACGTCGCGATGGATGGTGGCTGCTAGGTTGGCGTACGTACGTTACAGGTTCAGATCGCTGTGTTCGGAGAGGAACCTGTTTTTTCCTTGGTCTCGCTGCTGTCACTCGTTACGGTATAAAGAAACACTGGTAGTAGGTAGGATCGCTGGAACGGTGAGGAGTAAGTGGTAGCGATAACTGTTGGATTGCTGGTTCACCGGATGCCTAACGCTGGTGAAAGGAGGTTTTGGTACGTTCGTAGCTCGGGTTTTTCCGCGTGCACAGATTTTTGGGTCGAGATGGAATTGCTTGTTGAGCGTGGTTACTGATGGATGACGCTGAATGTTGATGGACGATCGATGATGGTACGCCGTTGGCTTATTCTGTGTGTGGTCGTGGAAGTGTTGTTGTTTtggagatggtgatggtgatcTGTGAGTTACTCGCCATACCTGCTTGTTTTTTTTCCCTCTCTTTTGCGATCAGCCATACCTGCTTGTTGATCAGTCCTTTTAGCCTTTTCGTATGTGGCTGCTTGTCGTTGGGATGTCGTTGCCACACGACGGTACTCGCGGGATTGTGGCCGAGCAATCCTGTAAACCTCAAGCATACGCGTGCGTTCATTGTTAAAAGCATGTGAGCACGCTACACGGACCTACACGTATCCGTTTACAGCATCTTTTATTTTTTGAGATCGTTTACAGCATATTAACCGGCACGACTGACCAT containing:
- the LOC125517164 gene encoding probable alkaline/neutral invertase F; translated protein: MVLSSTIAPRSKVTELTDDTKYDSLNLEQKKKAWPMERHRSAEVSQAILSKIGHDGFQLCHQPQIPEIVKGGCTPISSCDPSGEFTADSNGMHRHTITDAAWEALKQSIVYFKGQPIGTLAAIDKSQAELNYDQVFMRDFVPSALAFLMKGEPTIVKNFLVETARLQSREKMVDLFKLGQGVMPASFKVHHSHPTKKTETLLADFGEIAIGRVAPVDSGLWWIFLLRAYTKYTRDSSLAESPHCQRAMRLILKLWLSEGFDTSPALLCADGCSMIDRRMGIYGYPLEIQALFFMALRCALSLLKDSDDDFVYQITKRIKALSYHLHSYYWLDFQRLNDIYRYKTEEYSQTALNKFNVIPESIPDWIFDFMPSRGGYFIGNVSPARMDFRWFCLGNFIAILSCLATGEQAEAILDLVEERWKELIGEMPLKICYPAMENQEWQIVTGCDPKNTRWSYHNGGSWPVLLWLLVAVSVKLGRPHIARDAVELMERRLAKDDFPEYYDGKTGRYIGKQSRKFQTWSVAGYLVAKMLLDDPSNLRAVSLEDDGHIREPVLKRSNSCPALHISH